The Musa acuminata AAA Group cultivar baxijiao chromosome BXJ1-8, Cavendish_Baxijiao_AAA, whole genome shotgun sequence genomic sequence AAGTAAACATATCCCCAAGTGAACCATATAGCAGCACCTTCTGTGCTCTCTCCTTTATCTTTTTAGCACCATGATCTCTTATCGAAATATTAGTGTGACCGGTTTATATATCAAGTTTATATTATCATATGGAGGGTGCAGGATTTTGGCAAAACTTTCCAGTGCTCTGCTTAATTTCCTAATGaaatctttcatattcttttatGCTTTGATTGGTGGAGAGACTTCAAGTTGCTCAATAGGAAGTTGACAGTCTTATGTTTTTTAGCTTCCAACTTAGCTTTAATTTGAAGTTCAAAGTCAAACCACTAAGAAATGGACTATTTCTTTTTTATCTGGAGACCCTCTGTACTGGTTGAAGCACCTTTGCTCATGCTTCTAGTTTGTCATATTTTTTTAGGCGATGGCTATGGTCTAGTTACAAGTCTTGGTATTATATAATCCCCTGTGTTGACATTTAAGCTCATTAGGCTGGATATCATAACTACTGGTGAGACAAATGAATTGATGTAAGGAAAGTGGCAGTATGGTAGGAGGCATATGACTTGCATAACCTTGAATTCATTTAGAAACCAATAGTCGAATCAGGCAGATCTAATCAATGACCTGAAAAATTGGTCTGAATTCTGTTTTGAGTTGAGTTGATTTCAATATGGTGTAGGCTTTGTTATGATTTCTAAGTCAGCTTCAAAACttaagtttacatttacatttgaaTTACTGGGTTCTGTAGTTAGCTGATAGTACTAGTTGTTTTTGGCCACCCAAAATTGATATAATTAGGTGCCGAAAACTTCAACAGTCTGCCCTAGCTGAAGAGTCTAGTTTGCTTATGATTCTTTGGCTAAGTATGGTTGCTTAAGCCAAATTAGGCATTGAACTAATTGCTTTAAGCAAGAGTGTTAACTCCTACATGTAGTCAACAAACAGCTAGATTCTGCTATAGATGATCCCAAATCTCGTTCTAGTGCAATCTATGATCCCAGTCTACAGATGATGGTTAGGAGGGATGGTGGTGGTGGGTGGCGAAGGGGAGATGGTGGTCACGAGTGGCAGTGGTTGTCGGGAGGGCTGGTGGCCGGAAAAAAAGGGCACTGGGAATGGCAGCTTCCGAGTTGCAGCTATCTTGCAATTCAACGTGTGAACATCTTATTTCTTATGTGGGATTACCAGTAAAAGTAGTTCAGTTGCAGTGTAGGCAATGAAACATTCGATGAATTGCTTAAATTTGCTGGTACAACGTTTTAAGCGTAGGCAACCCAAATAATTCATGGCATTGGCTTTCTTTTGGTTTAGCATATTGCAAAATCATTGATATTCCTCTTAAGCAAATATTTCTTTGGAGATGTTTTAGCATTCACACTATATATTCTTTTATTGACTTCAATTCCTTAAGAGTTTCTCACATTAGATTTTTGAGGAAGAGTAAATTCTCAATAGAATGTGTCATCATACATGCTTCTCCCATGTCTTCACTTTGCAAATCTTTCCTTTTGGAAAATTTCCTGTGTCATGGAAAGTAAAAGGCATGCCGCTGAATCTTCTTCACCTTAGCCTTCTCCAGGGATGGATGTATATTAATTACATGCCATTTGGTATATAGTGAACTTTAATTTTCAGAAGATTTATTTTGTACACAAAAAATTCTGGTCTGCTAGATTCTGCTTTTGTTCATCTTATCAGATCCCCTCACATAGCCATGGTACCACTGCATGAAGATGGACTTTGTTCATGTATGGCAATTACTTatattttatctctttttttataaattcAGCATCACCGTTTGATCTGGAAATTCATGTGCTTACTGTAACTACTACTAGCGCGTTTGACTGTCTTGTTAGAAACAAATACTATTTTTATCTGTTATGGCAACTAGATCAGCCTTCTGCTTCAGAATATCTTTCTGGGAGACAAAGTTTTCTTAGTATGAACATCTTGATGATGTGCTTGCATTCATCATTATTTATTGGCTAAGGCTATGGTCGCAGCCCCATATTAACTAAATCTTGTATGTGTGTTCCAATGATCTCTTTTTAGGAactcaaggaaagaattgaaaaaaTCAGGGCAAATAAGAGTGGAGCTTTTACCTCTGAAAGAGAATTTAGTGAGGAGATGTTGGATATTCGTAAGGCTTTCGTCACTATCCATGGAGAGATGGTGCTTTTGAAGAACTACAGCTCCCTTAACTTTGCAGGTAAtatatcatctctctctctctctctctctctctctctctctctcgtgtaacTTGTAAGGGAAAAGTGTCGACTGCAATAACTTGCCATCGCACTCTCTCCGATCACAGGACTTGTCAAAATACTAAAGAAATATGACAAGAGAACAGGGGCCTTGTTAAGTCTGCCTTTCACTCAACGTGCTCTTCATCAGCCATTCTTCACAACCGAGCCGCTGACCCGGTTGGTCCGCGAATGCGAAGCAAACCTCGAGATGCTCTTCCCCTTGGAAGCTGAGGTTATTGAATCAGACCAAACGGTAAAAGGAGAGACACATGAACCCCATGATCCTGAGGGTTCATCTGATCGAGCAGATAACATCGGTGTATACCGAAGCACGTTGGCCGCAATGAAAGCAATACAAGGACTACGGAAGGCCAGCTCTACCTATAATCCCTTGTCTCTTGCACAGTTCTTCCATGGCCAAGATGAAGACGATGGATCTGGAGCTGTTACCACCGAGAACTCAGCTTCTAACTCCTTGACAAACTCACAGAACCAGGAGGCAGATGAGGAAAGTGTACATTCCGATGACTAGGTAGGTAGGTGTCTGATAATCTCCTTTGAACTGGTTTCCTGTTTTTAGCCCTCGATGACAATTGCATGACCGCAATTGTTCATCTAGCACCCACGAATAATAATTCAATGCGGACGGTTAAGTGTCATTAAAAAGGTGTAGAATTAGTCATCTTCATTGCAGTATACTTTGTATCAAGAAACTGTTCAGGCCTTTCTCTCCTTGATAAGTTATCACTAATCTTTTGTCATGTATGAATGCGGTTTTCATAATCTTTTGCACTGTATGTAGCGGTTTGAAAAAGTTCAAACAAGTAGTTTGCAGGAGGTAAGGGCCACCCGAACACCAATTTATATCGTCCAAAAACCTAAGGTTGATTTGTTTCTTTCAACTATTTGTAATATTAATAAGAGCAATAAGAGCAACTTTTGTTATACATGAATTTGGAACTTGGTAATCAAGACAAAAGTCTTAAAATTGTATATGACAGATTGCaattaaaaggagaagaagagaagctcgCAACACTATTAACAATCTGTAAACTAACAGCTTTACGTAATTGCATGGAGTGAGAAGTTGATTCGTATGTACCTTTTTTGGTTCAGAGACCCAAAGAAAAAACAAGACACAAGTTGGCAGTTGAAGATGCAGAA encodes the following:
- the LOC135588802 gene encoding SPX domain-containing protein 4-like, with the protein product MKFGKDFRNHLEETLPEWRDKFLAYKALKKLIKHLPQPPPLGVDLPDEPARGAARPLDAVLEAWFVGILNEELEKFNDFYVDKEEDFVIRLQELKERIEKIRANKSGAFTSEREFSEEMLDIRKAFVTIHGEMVLLKNYSSLNFAGLVKILKKYDKRTGALLSLPFTQRALHQPFFTTEPLTRLVRECEANLEMLFPLEAEVIESDQTVKGETHEPHDPEGSSDRADNIGVYRSTLAAMKAIQGLRKASSTYNPLSLAQFFHGQDEDDGSGAVTTENSASNSLTNSQNQEADEESVHSDD